The genomic stretch TTTGTTCTATTATCATTCTTCCCTAAATTGTCTCTTTTGAAAGTTACAATTTCCACAGAAtgtcttttctcatttgtgaacTATGCCTGTCCTATGGCAGGTATAGGCTTTTATGAACCTAAAAGGAACACGGTTGGCCAAAAGTAAACACTCCATCGACTAGTCCACAGCGCTACGACTGCAGGGATTCGCTGCACCATGACCGGCAGTAGATGGGCTTTGTGATCCTTTCCATTGTTTCTATTCACGGCCTCACCTAGTTCCCCTTTCTCAGCCATACGTTTACTAGGGGGGAAAAGTGACAGATAATATGACTGCAGTGTTTGTAAAAAGGTAGCTCTGTGACTACAACACACATCATGTAAATGTGTCAGGCAAGAAATGAACAAAGAGTACTTTCACTTAAtgctattttcatattattttcattcattctcatGCTAACTATATCAGGAAAAAGTGCCTCTAATTCTCCAAGGACCTACCTTTTCCATTCTTTGTACAAGATTCTCCAACTCTGTGATTTGCTTATGTTTTTCTTCAAGCTTTTCAGCAATTTGATCCAGATTTTCAACATGTTGTttcaatttctgttctttttcaagtttgTCCACCTTTGGTTAGAAAAGCAGTTGTCAGACCATTGTTTTAACTAAACTGATACAGATATTATCTCTAGAATTACTTCTGTGAATTCAgtcttcctttaaaataaagcTGATAGACTACAGCAACACTAAATCAATGGAGaattaataatacataaatattatttctagaaGTTGATATCTGTTACTAAAAAGCATCCTCTCTGAAAGTgggacagaaagaaaagacagtaattctaaaaaagcaaaacttttgaATTTTTCTCAACAAAATTTACATGGAACAAACCCAAGATCTTATGTATTCaagtaaaaaatgttttatttttattcagaaaatgtCATAAAAACAGAATACTTATCTCCACGGTGTCAGGGggttatcactgagccactgaacctAGGAGTTATACTAACAGACAGGAGATAAGTCTTCAGCAGGCAGGCCCTAGGCCACACGTGGGAGTGTTTCAACTGACTTGCAACTGACGTGAGCATACACATCTGCTTCTGTATTTAATAGGACTTaagatttttcaattaaaaaaaaaaagtgtctgctTTCCCTTGAACTCACTAGGTGGGCACTCCTGCCCTGGAACCTCAGGCTGGGCAGAGTCCCTTTTGCAGGGACACGGGCACTTCCATCCCCCTGCTCACTCGTTCACTTAGGTACTTCACCTGCACCCTCATGCCTACGAGTCTGTGACCATCACCCCCAGAGCCAGAAGCTTGAGGGCGTGTCACCTAGGCAGTGGGCTTCCTACCGTGCTCCCCAGGGACCCTCCTAGGGCCGGAGCTGGCAGAGATCAGATGCCCCACCCAAGCCTGAATGAGCTTTCCTGTTTTGAGTTTtgacaaacacacatacacacacttctcCTCTTCCCCAGTCCTGAATACATTTTCCAGATACAGTTTTATTGGTCTTAGGATACATAGTTCaggtttaaaaacaaatgaataaaaagtgtATGTGTATGATATACAGACATTCATATAATaagattttaatgtatatatgcatatattaaaatatagaaatataaaatataatttaatatgaaatatatatgtacatatacatgatttttgtttgtttcctctgaAGAATCTTTCCAGgaccaaaacaattttgaaccTATTTATCAAGCCCaactttatcattaaaaaaaaaatgttgtaatatttattttttaaactaattaattaatttggctgtgccaggtcttagtcgtgacatgcaagatctttagttgtggcacgtggactcTTAGCTGCATGTGAgtacgtgggatctagttccctgaccagggactgaacctgggccccttgtattggaagtgcagagtcttagccactggacccccagggaaatcccccaactttttcattttagagTCAAGTCCAGAGAGACAGAATGACTCAACTGGGTCACCTAGTTAGTCAAAGGCAGAgccagaagagaagccactggctAGCGTCATGGGGCCATCCCTGATTTCTAGGCTGAGTGGCATGTCCTCTCTCCCGCCGGTGCTCTGCAGGGCTCTGGGCAACGGTGGCAACAGAGCAGCTTGGTAACATCCAGGTACCAAGTACCAGGGCTGGGGGCGATCAGGGCAGAAGATGGGCAGACTGGCCTTCAGAGGGCCTGCCTGGTCACGTGGCCATTGCCTGTTTCACATCTAACTCCTCCCTAAAAGGGAGACTTGGACAACTTGGAGGTTAGTTCACCAGTGTGCAAGCCTCTGGCTCAGTACCTGGAGGAGGTGCCTCCTGTCCTCATGCTTCTTTCTTACTTCTTCAGACCGTGTTTGATAGTTTTCCAATAATCTCTGGGCCACATTTCTCAGAGCCACTGCTCCTGCTTCTCTGGAGGCTTCGAGCTAGAAACAAAAGGTCACTGTGCACGCTCTGACAGGTACAACAAGCAGGGTTAAGGACAGGGCAGTGTGATGGGCAACCAAAAGCACAGTCTGTAACCAAACCATATGCACCCTCATAGACAATGGCTGGGAGCAAAGATGCTGTTACCtggtaagaagaaaacaaaatgagaaggccCTATTTACTGGGGCTGTCATGAAAGTGATTAGCACTGGGCAGCCAAGCAAGAGCTAAGAACAACACCCTGCATTAAAGACCACACCCTGTAAAGTGTTCCCTGGTGCCCCATTGGCTTATACAGGAATTTGCAAGCGTTTTATCATCAGTGGCCACGACAGtactaaaaatgtatttcctaaaATAGAAGCTGGAAAGATTGAAGTACTAGGGGCAATAAAGACAAAGTGTCATGAATCTTTCAAGGATTTCACCTAAGAAATAATCAAGGATGGCTACAAAGATTTACCTACTAAATCACTATAAGGCTaaacgtgctaagtcgcttcagtggtgtccgactctttgtgaccctatggactgtagcctgtcaggctcttctgtccatgggattctccaggcaagaatactagagtggactgccatggcctccttcaggggatcgaatcccgactcagggatcgaacccgtgtttcttatgtctcctgcactggcaggtggttctttaccagtagcacctgggaagccccataaaactgtatataaaataagccaaaaaaaggaaactataaggcaCCAACAATAAATTAGCTAAACAAAACAATGAGACATTTCACTATGAGTGCACTAATTTATatgcaattattaatatttaattattgtatatgtaaagatttttaaattttattgcagTAAAAACACTTAACATGAGACTTGCCCCATTAAcagattttaagtgtacaatacagtattaaCTATAGGCACAATATTATACAGTAAATCTCTAGAATTCACTCATCTTGTACGTCTTGAAACTATACCCATTGAACTTTtgttaaaatcattttaataataaaaattatcttcaaaataaaacagtGAGATTAAATTTATCAAGTGTAAAACTGCTTCACTAAGTTTGTGAGCACACTGTGGATTTATGGATATATGTGGATGACTGTCTGCTTTCACAGAAGCACGAATCTATCTTATTGGCTCAAAGGCTCAAAGTACAAAAGGAGAATTTCCTCCTACTGGTCACACCTTGATTTTCAACACTTCATTCTCTTTGTTCATTTCTGAGagctgtaggtcttttccttttatcctttccaTGAGCGGATCCAAACTGCCACCAGAGAAATCCACTGCAGAGTCAGAGCCATTTTGAATGTTTCCACAGCGCTGAAATGAACAAACAAGAAAATCACACACCTGACTTTTCTTTTACTCTACTAACTTTGGTAACAATAATTATCGCTCAGTATTACTTATGTCAATGGAGTagtagatggcaacccacccaaaggattcttgcttggaaaatcccatgggcagagtagtctggcgggctaccgtccatggggtcacaaagagtcagacactgctgagcatAGCTCAGCACATGACATATATCAAGATTCAGGTCAACAAATACATCTTTTGACTCTAAAATATCAATGAGAAATTCTAGATGAAGCAGCTGGCCTCTATATTTGCACAAATATGCATAGATTCTAATATTGAAAGGAGAGAAGAAGTACATCTTTCATGCCTTTTACATTCTCTACAGTTTCACATATACTATTAAGACCTTTGAGGAGATAGATGATATCCACAAAGCCAGTTGGTTCGTTTTTTTGTATCTCTGTTGTTTGCTGACCTTCTGTGGTTTGAGATGCCCGAGGCAGACCCATTGGAAACAGTTTATCTACATCCCCAAGAAGCTATTCCTATTGCGAATAGCTCCAACAACCTCCCCATTGTTCTAGCCAATGGCTGATAccggagtgggttccatttcttcctccaggggatcttcccgacccagggattgaggtggcatctcttgggtctcctgcattggctggcggattctttatcactgaaccacctaggaagtcctaGGGGTTGATAACCAGCCCTCAATTTACTCAACTCACAGACAGCATATGACAGAACAGTCCCTCCTCACTTTCTGAAACCCTTTTTTGCTCATCTTCAATGGCTCCATTCTCTCCCACCTTTCCTCTTTATTCACTAGCTTCGCTTCTTCCCCTCCTGTGATgattcctcttcttcttctcagTATCTAAACACTGGAAACCTCAGGACTCCATGCTTAGGTTTTCTCTCACTTCTATCCACACTCATGTGTTTGGTCATTTCCTCCAGTTTCAGAACTTTAAATACCATCCTTACTCTCCAAATCTCAACCCCATAGTCTGAGCCTTCTAGCACAGTCCTCTGCCCTTAACTCCAGAATCAGCTAACCCTAACCATCCATTAGAACCTTCACTTGGAGGTCTACAAAGCAACTCAGCAATAGTCAGAACTAAATGTTTGATCTTTCCTGTCAGTCACAACATTAATCATTTTGCCAGTTTTAGAGAACTtaagaaaataattggaaaataataataatacacgtTAGTTTGGGAGATAAGGATGATAAAGACTATGTTTATGCATCATCATGTGGTACTTTCTAGTATTCTCTGCGGCTATTCTACAGAGCAGATGACACTGTCATTGATGAAGTATCTGTGGTTCAGGTGAGGTTTAACCTGGCATATCCCAGACTAGGGTAAGTGCAGAGTgcttaaaattatgaataaaatgctGGTCATGGGGGAAGGACTGTCTGATCACTCAGCCTAATGGCTCCAACTGGGTGTCAGTTGGTATGACCCAGGCGAATCTAAAAGTCTATAACTTTGTCTATCACTGTAACATGTTGCTTCCATTTATCCTAACTGGGCCAACATCTTCCCATATACTTTAGATGAGTAAGTCAAGTTTAGAATATTCAAGTAAGATCTGGCCACTCCAGTCTAATCCTACTAATGACATCTAGATATTTCATACATATGCTCGTTAACATCATTAGATACcaaaaaaagatttaatatttGACATGCaaagaataatttaataatatcaaAAGTTACTTAAGTGACATCTATATGGCTTTATGTTCACTCACTGAAGGAATAAAAGCAGTACATTTGATAAATTCATTACCTTTGCATCTAGTTTGTGATTTGCACTGTTATGTCTTACTtcatctctaaatatttgatttcGGATCTTTTCCAGAGTAGTTCGaatctaaaagggaaaaaaaaaattttttttcaaaggcaTTTAATCCCCCAAACATTCTTTTTCAATACGAGTTACAAGGTACCAAATTTATCTGAAAGTAGTACAAATATACTGATATCATATTTAAACAACTGCCATCAACTTAACTTACATTTATACTAATATTGTTTAGATTGCAGAAAATGagcatttttgtctttaaaactgTTCCTTAGGCAAACCTAAAATATAACCCAAATGAATGTTATACCATGAAGTAATTGTATTTAGTAATTAGTGTTTAATACtatttagttctatttttttatatagtCATTTCCTACTAATTTGCTATTTGGTAATGACTATAAAACAATTACTATTGGTAATCACTACAAAATAATTACTATTCAGTAATTACTACAAAATAATTACTATCCAATAATTACTACAAAATAATTACTATCTAGTAATTACTAGAGAATAACTACTATTTAGCAATTACTAGAGAATAATTACTCAGAGGAGATCGTACAAATTTATGCATGAAATATAAGCTTCATGTCTTGGTTATCTATGGAACTGCAAGACACTCAAAGATGAATTACTTGACCTGAATAAGTTACAAACTAGCTATGTCCAAATTCTTCCATCTGTTCTAAAACACATTTTATGAGAATACATACTTTTGTCAGCCATTATCACTGGATTCTGGTTAAGATTCACATTTTTAATCATGTGCAACATGTAGTGCTTGGCGATAGTTACTCTGAACTGCTTAAGAAGGTGTTCCTTGTTAGGTAAGCAAAGACAGGAACTCAGCAGGAAAGGTAAACATCTAGATGGCAACAAAGTCTCCACGCTGATGAAAGAACTACGAAATGTATGAAACCGCaggataggacttccctggtggtgcactggataagaatccacccgccaatgcaggggacacagctttgatccctgatccaggaagattccacattccgcagagcaactaagtccatgctcaacaactactgagcctgagccctAGAGTCCATGGGCCAGACTACTGAGCCCGCAACTACTGGAGACCCAGCGCCCCagggcctgtgctccgcaaccaAAGAAGCCAACACaagaagcccgcacagcacagtGGAGAGTAGCGCCCGCGCGTCCCGCATCCAGAGAAAGTCCACgcacagcaacggagacccagagCAGTCCAAACAAACCAACAACCACAAGGACAAAAAtcccaggaggaggcaggggtgaACAGTAGGGGACAAACTAAATGCCGACAGGTGTTTCAAATCCTCCCTGTCCTTAACTCAGCTTTATTCCAAGTGAAGAACAGAGGCTCATACCCTCAAGAGAAACGGTTACACACTCAAGAGAAATGCACCCGTGTCTGCATGTCAGCTATCAAGGCTGTCCTTTGCCAAACTAGGTTTGTTCCTCCTCACATATTCTAGGGAGGGAGAAACAAAGCCCGCTCATTTGTAGCAGACTTTACTGTAAAAACTCATAGCGTGCTAACGTGATTTCCAGCGCCCACATACCTTTCTCACGTATTCGGTCTCTTCAATAATGTGAGCTGATGGGGACTCGTACATGGCAGAATCATCTTCCGTCTTCCCCCCCTGGGGCACTGTCGCGGTCCCCGTTACTGTTGTCATCGTGACATCCAGCTTTAGGAAAACATAAATCAGTGGGACAAAACTAATTCCTTTGATGTTATAATTCTGTGGTTGTAAACTGAACGGAGTTCTGTACTGGCACTGTAATCGAATATAGTAATactagaaaatattataaattattgaaATCTGCATGTATCTAAGATCCAGGAATTAACTTAATATTAAAACACCACCAGTTGAAACAATCAttgattagaaatttaaaaattaaactgaaatggaaaaatatggaatttttcttcttattccaTATTAATTAGACTATAACACCTCAAGAGTAGAGACTATGccttattcattttcatattctagCACAttgtaagtgcttaataaatgtctaTGGAgctaaaataagataaaatcgtatgtatataaaaatgcacacacacatatatataacttacaataagggcttcccagatgacactagtggtaaagaatccacctgccaacgcaggagacgcaacagacctggattccatccctgggccagggcagttgccctgaagaaagaaatgacaacccactccagtattcttgcctgggaaaccctatggacagaggaacctgactggctacagtccatggggtcccagagtcggacatgattgagaaCACAGGACATGTATAACTTACAAACTTGTAAGTATATCATTTTACACGTCACAGAGACCTTTaatattctacattttatttaactCTCAAAAGCCTGTAAAGGCCATTTACCAAAGAACTATTTGTAATaagaaaatatcaagaaaagtGCAGGTGCCCACAAAAAGAGAACTGATTAAATGAACTACCTACATCTTCTCTAGGatatatttattcaatgaaaAAGCATGGGGCACAAAAGGATACATTGCATCATAATCTCTCTAAGAAAGGCAAGAAGGATGGAAGGAGAAAATCTGTGATTTATAGTTTTGACCCTGAACAGTGTAATTATTTTACCTAATTACAAAATATAACTgaattaaaaggaaagatatcttccaaaataaaaaacaagaaacgAATACATTTGCCTACCAAATCGGTGGCATATCCACATGAACTATTTGAAATCACACACATATGCTcatacagtcatgtccaactctttgcaaccccatggactatagcccaccagcctcctctgtccatggcatttcccagggaagaatactgaagtgggttgccatttcctactccaggggatcttcccgacccagggatcgaacccgagtctctggagtctcttgcattggcacgtggattctttaccactgagtcacctgagaatcCTGGGACTGATTTTTCCAGGTGTGCTATGTCCTAAGAACAAAAAGAATCACAAAGCAATCTTAAACTGTACTCATTAATAACACTGTTAGTGGAAACATTGCTATTGCTATTTTGAAactattatatgtgtgtgtgtgcatgcatgtgagtCACCCACATGACAGAAAATGTAGAATGAAGAAGTCACTGTCTTAATGTCTTAAGAGCCaagatttttatcattaaaaaaaaaattctaaattag from Bos indicus x Bos taurus breed Angus x Brahman F1 hybrid chromosome 24, Bos_hybrid_MaternalHap_v2.0, whole genome shotgun sequence encodes the following:
- the CCDC68 gene encoding coiled-coil domain-containing protein 68, whose protein sequence is MTTVTGTATVPQGGKTEDDSAMYESPSAHIIEETEYVRKIRTTLEKIRNQIFRDEVRHNSANHKLDAKRCGNIQNGSDSAVDFSGGSLDPLMERIKGKDLQLSEMNKENEVLKIKLEASREAGAVALRNVAQRLLENYQTRSEEVRKKHEDRRHLLQVDKLEKEQKLKQHVENLDQIAEKLEEKHKQITELENLVQRMEKEKRTLLEKKLSLENKLLHLKSNATNAKSCQDLQKEISLLQEQISHLQFVIHSQHQNLRSVIQEMEALKNNLKEQDKRIEDLQEKVNILEAQNKELKTKVALWPETPGTKVSKAVSTSELKTEDTTPYLMLVRLRK